A section of the Rhodobacteraceae bacterium M382 genome encodes:
- the panC gene encoding pantoate--beta-alanine ligase has protein sequence MTAPILRRLADLRVRQAEWARAGETIGVVPTMGALHAGHLSLVEAACDVCDRVIVTIFVNPRQFNSPEDLANYPRTEHEDAQKLSGYPVDVIYVPDPDQIYPDGYATTVSVDGLTDVLEGEFRPGHFDGVATVCAKLFLQTGAQKAFFGKKDYQQMMVVRRMARDLDIPIEVIGCETVREETGLAMSSRNLRLSVSGLRKAAALYRVMQDMATNLAEGVAVSEVESAARDALSASGFEDIEYLDLRCQNSLHKLEHPDRPARLLAAAWMDGIRLIDNIAVPVSER, from the coding sequence ATGACTGCTCCCATTTTGCGCCGTCTTGCGGACTTGCGTGTTCGTCAGGCTGAGTGGGCCCGTGCGGGCGAAACAATTGGTGTCGTGCCGACGATGGGGGCGCTGCATGCGGGGCACCTGTCTCTGGTCGAGGCCGCCTGTGATGTCTGCGACCGGGTCATCGTCACGATCTTTGTCAATCCGCGCCAGTTCAACAGCCCGGAGGATCTGGCCAATTATCCACGCACCGAACACGAAGACGCACAGAAATTGTCCGGATACCCGGTGGATGTGATCTATGTCCCGGATCCGGATCAGATTTATCCTGATGGATATGCGACGACTGTGTCGGTCGACGGATTGACTGATGTTCTGGAGGGCGAATTCCGTCCGGGACATTTTGATGGGGTCGCGACGGTCTGTGCCAAGTTGTTCCTGCAGACAGGGGCGCAAAAAGCGTTCTTTGGGAAAAAAGACTATCAGCAGATGATGGTGGTGCGACGGATGGCGCGTGATCTGGATATTCCGATCGAGGTCATAGGGTGCGAAACGGTGCGTGAAGAGACCGGGCTGGCCATGTCTTCGCGGAATCTCAGATTGTCCGTGTCTGGATTGCGGAAGGCCGCAGCCCTGTATCGGGTGATGCAGGACATGGCCACCAACCTGGCTGAGGGTGTGGCAGTATCAGAGGTGGAATCGGCGGCGCGTGACGCGCTGTCGGCATCGGGTTTCGAGGATATCGAATATCTGGACCTGAGGTGCCAGAACAGTTTGCACAAGCTGGAGCATCCGGATCGCCCCGCGCGTTTGCTGGCGGCGGCCTGGATGGATGGCATCCGACTGATCGACAATATTGCTGTCCCAGTGTCCGAGCGCTGA
- a CDS encoding ABC transporter permease: MVRYTLKRLLSLLISLAIASLVIFAVVEVAPGDPASFMLGINAQPDTVAALRAELGLDMSRTERYLVWVSGLIQGDFGTSYTYRTPVAEMIGERLWVSLPLALYALMLSTLIAFPAGIYAAARRGTAGDVAMMGATQLGVAIPNFWFAMILVLIFAINLRWFGAGGFAGWDDGIWVGLHSLTLPAIALALPQASILARVMRSALLDILGEDFMRTARAKGLTRRQALWRHGVRNALIPVLTIIGLQFSFLMAGSIIIEQVFYLPGLGRLVFQAISSRDLIVVESVVMLLVFAVIVVNFAVDLAYAAVDPRLRSRT; encoded by the coding sequence ATGGTACGGTATACTCTCAAACGTCTTTTATCGCTGCTGATCAGCCTCGCCATTGCCTCGTTGGTGATCTTTGCAGTGGTCGAGGTTGCGCCGGGCGATCCTGCGTCATTTATGTTGGGCATCAATGCACAGCCCGACACGGTCGCTGCCCTGCGGGCTGAACTGGGGCTCGATATGTCTCGGACCGAACGGTATCTTGTCTGGGTCAGCGGGCTGATCCAAGGTGATTTCGGGACATCCTATACCTATCGCACGCCGGTGGCCGAAATGATCGGCGAACGCCTGTGGGTGTCGCTGCCGTTGGCCCTATATGCATTGATGCTTTCGACATTGATTGCGTTTCCGGCCGGGATCTATGCCGCCGCACGCCGGGGCACAGCAGGTGATGTCGCCATGATGGGTGCCACACAGTTGGGGGTCGCCATCCCCAATTTTTGGTTCGCCATGATCCTGGTGCTGATTTTTGCCATCAACCTGCGGTGGTTCGGGGCAGGCGGGTTTGCCGGATGGGACGACGGGATCTGGGTCGGGTTGCATTCTCTGACCCTGCCCGCAATTGCCCTGGCCTTGCCGCAGGCGTCCATTCTGGCCCGGGTCATGCGGTCGGCTCTGCTGGACATTCTGGGCGAGGATTTCATGCGCACTGCGCGGGCCAAAGGGCTCACCCGTCGTCAGGCACTGTGGCGGCACGGGGTACGCAATGCGTTGATCCCGGTGCTGACCATCATCGGGTTGCAGTTTTCATTCCTGATGGCAGGATCGATCATCATTGAACAGGTGTTTTACCTGCCAGGGCTCGGGCGGCTTGTGTTCCAGGCAATTTCGTCACGTGATCTGATTGTGGTCGAAAGCGTCGTCATGCTGTTGGTGTTCGCTGTCATCGTCGTGAATTTTGCTGTGGACCTGGCCTATGCCGCCGTGGACCCCCGCCTGAGGAGCCGGACATGA
- a CDS encoding choline dehydrogenase, producing MHEEFDYIIVGAGSAGCVLANRLGADTSQRILVLEAGPMDYDLMIHVPAGVYSVWHKPGLNWNYDSEPEPELDSRQVFIPRGKVLGGSSSINSMVYMRGHPLDYDGWASRPGMADWAFDRCLPYFRAGECSDRGGSVWRGDAGPLGVSQAGYDNPLFDAFVAAGPQAGQGQTDDPNGYQPEGTTRLDATRRHGRRCSAAIAHLRPALKRGNVTLVTGAEVQRVVIENGRATGVEYIHRGKRLRGQAGRDVILSGGALNSPQLLMLSGIGPAGHLTDHGIPVAVDSPGVGQNLQDHACIILQYACPLRFPLHVVDHPLRKAAAGLRWVFMRDGAAASNIWEAGGLIRSDDSVAYADLQYHFAPVAFEYDGPKITLMQGFAIHVDQLRPRSRGAVTLRSADPAQAPRLNFNFFSEPADLDEMVQGVLRTRELISQPAFEGLRGAEITPGPEVRSLDQIRAWVRQASETDFHPSGTCRMGVGEDAVVGPDLKVHGVDGLRVVDASVMPWITSGNLNAPTQMIAAKAADIIAGRDPLPAEQAAYAFRS from the coding sequence ATGCATGAGGAATTCGATTATATCATTGTAGGTGCTGGTTCTGCGGGCTGTGTTCTGGCCAACCGGCTGGGAGCGGATACTTCGCAAAGGATCCTGGTTCTCGAGGCCGGGCCAATGGATTATGATCTGATGATCCATGTGCCTGCCGGGGTCTATTCGGTGTGGCACAAGCCGGGGCTAAACTGGAACTATGACAGCGAACCCGAACCCGAACTGGACAGTCGTCAGGTATTCATTCCCCGTGGCAAGGTTTTGGGTGGGTCGTCGTCCATCAATTCGATGGTCTATATGCGCGGGCACCCGCTGGATTACGATGGCTGGGCCAGCCGTCCGGGCATGGCGGATTGGGCATTTGACCGCTGCCTGCCTTACTTTCGGGCCGGAGAATGTTCGGACCGAGGCGGCAGCGTGTGGCGCGGAGACGCGGGGCCGCTGGGGGTTAGTCAGGCCGGCTATGACAATCCGCTGTTTGATGCATTCGTGGCGGCAGGTCCGCAGGCCGGGCAGGGACAAACCGATGATCCGAACGGATATCAACCCGAGGGCACCACCCGATTGGATGCGACACGGCGACATGGCCGCAGGTGCAGTGCCGCGATTGCACATCTGCGCCCGGCGTTGAAGCGAGGCAATGTCACGTTGGTCACTGGGGCTGAGGTGCAACGGGTGGTGATCGAAAACGGTCGAGCGACAGGTGTTGAATACATCCACCGCGGCAAGCGGCTGAGGGGGCAGGCAGGGCGGGATGTGATCTTGTCCGGCGGGGCGTTGAATTCGCCACAATTGTTGATGCTTTCGGGTATTGGGCCGGCGGGTCATCTGACAGACCATGGCATCCCGGTCGCAGTGGACAGCCCCGGTGTGGGGCAAAACCTGCAGGATCATGCCTGTATCATTCTGCAATATGCCTGTCCGTTGCGGTTCCCGTTGCATGTCGTTGACCACCCACTGCGCAAGGCCGCCGCCGGGCTGCGTTGGGTTTTCATGCGGGATGGGGCGGCGGCGTCGAACATCTGGGAGGCAGGCGGGCTGATCCGGTCGGATGACTCGGTGGCCTATGCCGATCTTCAATATCATTTTGCACCAGTGGCCTTTGAATATGACGGGCCAAAAATCACGCTGATGCAGGGGTTTGCCATCCATGTGGATCAATTGCGCCCGCGCAGCCGCGGGGCAGTGACATTGCGGTCGGCAGATCCTGCACAAGCACCGCGTTTGAACTTTAACTTCTTCTCCGAACCTGCGGACCTGGACGAGATGGTGCAGGGGGTTTTGCGCACCCGCGAGCTGATCTCGCAACCGGCATTTGAGGGGCTGCGAGGTGCGGAAATCACGCCAGGACCAGAGGTGCGCAGCCTAGATCAAATCCGGGCCTGGGTACGTCAAGCGAGCGAGACAGATTTTCACCCCAGCGGCACGTGTCGGATGGGCGTGGGCGAAGATGCTGTTGTTGGCCCCGATCTGAAAGTCCACGGAGTCGACGGGCTGCGCGTGGTGGATGCTTCGGTGATGCCATGGATCACTTCGGGAAATCTGAATGCGCCAACGCAAATGATCGCAGCCAAGGCAGCAGATATCATCGCCGGACGCGATCCTTTACCCGCTGAACAGGCGGCCTATGCATTTCGAAGCTAA
- the panB gene encoding 3-methyl-2-oxobutanoate hydroxymethyltransferase: MSATARKSAPNADDIRALKGKTPIVSLTAYTTPMAQVMDDHCDFVLVGDSVGMVLHGLPSTLSVTMEMMILHGRAVARGLSKAMMVIDMPFASYEQSPEQAFCNAARLMAETGAAAVKLEGGVDMADTIRFLVKRGIPVMAHIGLTPQSINTLGGYKVQGRDAQADAVLADAHAVTEAGAFSVVLEKVPQGLADRITGDIAIPTIGIGASAGCDGQILVVDDMLGLFTAFKPKFVKRYADLGQQAQSAVADYAAEVRARTFPAAEHVFADQIPAIKE, from the coding sequence ATGAGCGCCACGGCCCGCAAATCGGCCCCTAATGCCGACGATATTCGCGCCCTCAAGGGCAAAACTCCAATCGTCAGCCTGACCGCCTATACCACGCCAATGGCACAGGTCATGGACGATCATTGCGACTTTGTTCTTGTGGGCGATAGTGTCGGGATGGTTCTGCACGGGTTGCCATCGACGCTGTCGGTGACAATGGAAATGATGATCCTGCACGGTCGTGCGGTGGCACGTGGGTTGAGCAAGGCGATGATGGTTATCGATATGCCGTTCGCCAGCTATGAGCAAAGCCCAGAACAGGCGTTTTGCAACGCGGCGCGGCTGATGGCCGAAACCGGCGCAGCAGCGGTCAAGCTGGAAGGTGGGGTGGACATGGCCGACACCATCCGGTTTCTGGTCAAACGCGGGATTCCGGTGATGGCCCATATTGGGCTGACGCCACAGTCGATCAACACGTTGGGCGGCTACAAGGTGCAGGGGCGAGATGCCCAGGCAGATGCGGTTCTGGCTGATGCACACGCAGTGACGGAGGCTGGTGCGTTTTCTGTGGTGCTGGAAAAGGTTCCGCAGGGATTGGCCGATCGCATCACGGGTGACATCGCCATCCCGACCATCGGCATTGGTGCCAGCGCCGGATGCGATGGGCAGATCCTTGTCGTGGACGACATGCTGGGCTTGTTCACTGCGTTCAAACCGAAATTTGTCAAACGCTATGCCGATCTTGGGCAACAGGCCCAATCCGCCGTCGCGGACTATGCAGCCGAAGTGCGCGCCCGCACGTTTCCGGCGGCAGAGCATGTGTTTGCCGATCAGATCCCTGCTATCAAAGAGTGA
- a CDS encoding ABC transporter permease — MSRNLVLGAILSSLVVLAAVLSFVWTPFEHTAMNIPAKLQIPNGTHWFGTDHFGRDIFSMIMVGARTSIAVALVAVGIGMSIGIPLGLTAAARRGSWLDELIMRANDLVFAFPSLVIAILITAVFGAGAINAIIAIGIFNIPVFARITRGAALSLWEREFILAARVAGKGAARISAEHILPNVANLLIVQGTIQFSLGILAEAGLSYVGLGAQPPTPSWGRMLADAQTMVSFAPHLALVPGLAIIVTVLGLNLMGDGLRDWLDPKLRVART; from the coding sequence ATGAGCCGAAACCTGGTCCTGGGTGCGATCCTGTCATCCCTGGTGGTACTGGCCGCTGTGCTGTCCTTTGTCTGGACCCCTTTTGAACACACAGCAATGAACATCCCGGCCAAGCTGCAAATTCCAAATGGCACCCATTGGTTTGGCACCGACCACTTTGGCCGCGACATCTTTTCGATGATCATGGTGGGCGCGCGCACGTCGATTGCCGTGGCGTTGGTGGCCGTCGGGATCGGAATGAGCATCGGCATCCCTCTGGGCCTGACCGCAGCTGCACGCAGGGGATCCTGGCTGGACGAACTGATCATGCGTGCCAATGATCTGGTGTTTGCCTTTCCTTCGTTGGTCATCGCGATCCTGATCACCGCCGTCTTTGGCGCAGGGGCGATCAATGCGATCATCGCGATCGGTATCTTCAACATCCCTGTCTTTGCCCGCATTACGCGCGGTGCAGCGCTGTCTCTGTGGGAACGCGAATTCATCCTTGCCGCCCGTGTCGCAGGCAAGGGGGCTGCTCGTATATCAGCCGAACATATCCTGCCCAATGTGGCCAACCTGCTGATTGTGCAGGGTACCATTCAGTTTTCCCTGGGCATCCTGGCCGAAGCTGGCCTGTCCTATGTTGGCCTCGGCGCGCAACCTCCGACCCCCAGCTGGGGCCGAATGCTGGCAGATGCTCAGACAATGGTCAGCTTTGCACCGCATCTGGCATTGGTGCCGGGGTTGGCAATTATCGTCACGGTTCTGGGGCTTAACCTGATGGGTGATGGGCTGCGCGATTGGTTGGACCCCAAATTGCGGGTGGCGCGCACATGA
- a CDS encoding dipeptide ABC transporter ATP-binding protein — protein sequence MTLLSVENLSLSIGGLPILRDVSLSIGPGEIVAVTGESGSGKSMTALATMRLLPERSMTNGAIRLGDTSILDQSEAQMCTLRGQSIGMVFQEPMTALNPVKTIGDQVMETILIHKAMTPVKAQEHARDVLTRVGLPADRFPLTRYPHELSGGQRQRVVIAMAIALRPKLLIADEPTTALDVTTQAQILDLLKDLVTEFDMGLLMITHDLAVVADMADRIVVMRHGEVVETGPTRQLLTNMQHPYTRMLFDASRHQVALPPVPPPVPLLDVQHVIRDYRLPRTQLFTGPGHYRAVDEVSFTLNRGERLGLVGESGCGKSTLTRALLGLEDVQGGRILLDGEPVFTGHKPNLAVRRKMQVVFQDPFGSFNPRHRVDRLITEPFHLLNSAPTGSERSDRIAEMLRAVGLEPDDANKYIHQFSGGQRQRIAIARALIIRPELILFDEAVSALDVSVRAQILDLLAELCEAYNLTYLFISHDLSVVRTVTDRVLVMKSGKIVEQGETEAVFTAAQHPYTQSLIAAAPVLPDPETLRRSLDNV from the coding sequence ATGACCCTGCTTTCCGTCGAAAATCTATCGCTTTCGATTGGCGGGCTGCCGATCTTGCGGGATGTTTCTCTGTCCATCGGCCCCGGAGAAATCGTTGCCGTCACTGGCGAAAGCGGATCGGGAAAATCCATGACCGCGTTGGCCACAATGCGATTGCTACCCGAACGCAGCATGACCAATGGCGCAATCCGGCTTGGGGATACGTCCATCCTCGACCAAAGCGAAGCGCAGATGTGCACCCTGCGGGGACAATCCATCGGAATGGTGTTTCAGGAACCCATGACCGCCTTGAACCCGGTAAAGACAATCGGTGATCAGGTGATGGAAACCATCCTGATTCACAAGGCGATGACACCCGTCAAAGCACAAGAGCACGCCCGCGACGTGCTGACCCGCGTTGGCTTGCCCGCCGACCGCTTCCCACTGACACGTTATCCGCACGAACTGTCGGGCGGACAGCGCCAAAGGGTGGTGATCGCCATGGCCATCGCTTTGCGCCCCAAGCTGTTGATCGCAGATGAACCGACGACCGCGCTTGATGTCACCACACAGGCCCAGATTCTCGATCTGTTGAAAGATCTGGTTACCGAATTCGACATGGGGCTTTTGATGATCACCCACGATCTGGCTGTGGTGGCAGACATGGCCGACCGGATCGTGGTCATGCGCCACGGAGAAGTGGTTGAAACCGGACCAACGCGCCAGCTTTTGACCAACATGCAACACCCTTATACGCGGATGCTGTTTGATGCCTCCCGGCATCAGGTTGCGCTTCCCCCGGTTCCACCTCCTGTACCGCTGCTCGACGTTCAACACGTAATTCGCGACTATCGCCTGCCCCGCACACAGCTGTTTACAGGACCAGGGCATTACCGCGCCGTCGATGAGGTTTCATTCACGTTGAACCGCGGAGAACGGCTGGGGCTTGTCGGGGAATCCGGTTGCGGAAAATCGACTCTGACCCGAGCACTTTTGGGGTTGGAAGACGTACAGGGCGGCCGGATCTTGCTGGACGGAGAACCGGTTTTCACCGGTCACAAACCCAATCTGGCCGTTCGCCGAAAAATGCAAGTGGTGTTCCAGGACCCCTTTGGCAGCTTCAACCCGCGTCATCGTGTTGACCGGCTGATCACAGAGCCCTTTCACCTGCTGAATTCCGCGCCCACCGGATCCGAGCGTAGCGATCGGATCGCCGAAATGCTGCGCGCTGTTGGCCTGGAGCCTGATGACGCCAACAAATATATTCATCAATTCTCGGGCGGTCAGCGACAGCGCATCGCAATTGCGCGGGCCTTGATCATCCGCCCTGAGCTGATCCTGTTTGACGAGGCGGTCAGCGCGCTGGATGTCTCGGTTCGTGCCCAGATACTCGACCTGCTTGCAGAGCTCTGCGAGGCCTACAACCTCACCTATTTGTTTATCAGCCATGACCTGAGCGTCGTGCGCACCGTCACCGACCGGGTTCTGGTAATGAAATCTGGCAAGATCGTTGAACAGGGCGAGACCGAAGCCGTTTTTACCGCCGCCCAGCATCCCTACACCCAATCTCTTATTGCCGCGGCTCCGGTGCTTCCGGACCCTGAAACACTGCGCAGGAGCTTAGACAATGTCTAA
- the glpK gene encoding glycerol kinase GlpK, with translation MTHILAIDQGTTSTRAILFDAEMKPVSSAQLEFAQHFPQSGWVEHDPEEIWSTTVQVCRTVMEAQGITATDLAGIGITNQRETTVVWDRVTGAPIHNAIVWQDRRTASICEALREDGHEPDVKHRTGLLLDPYFSGTKVKWILDSIPESRARAARGELLFGTIDSFLIWRLTGGTAHVTDATNAARTLLYDIRAGAWSAEICDLLDIPMQMLPEVKDCAADFGITDTKVLGGEVPILGVAGDQQAATIGQACFRPGMMKSTYGTGCFALLNTGTEPVVSNNRMLTTIAYQLGGKPTYALEGSIFVAGAAVQWLRDGLGIIQEAGQSGELAASADPTQDVILVPAFTGLGAPYWQPECRGGVFGLVRNSGPAEFARAALQSVGYQTRDLWEAMRADWGQEASVTLRVDGGMTASDWAMQGLADILGASVDRPVMQETTALGVAWLAGMRAGIYPDQNGFAQTWALDRQFTSQINSDVRDASYARWKRAVAAIMAV, from the coding sequence ATGACCCACATTCTGGCGATCGACCAGGGCACCACGTCAACGCGCGCCATTCTGTTTGACGCTGAAATGAAGCCTGTGAGTTCTGCACAGTTAGAGTTTGCCCAGCATTTCCCACAGTCCGGGTGGGTTGAACATGATCCGGAAGAGATCTGGTCAACGACTGTCCAGGTCTGTCGCACTGTTATGGAAGCACAGGGCATCACGGCCACGGATTTGGCTGGAATCGGGATCACCAATCAACGTGAGACCACGGTGGTCTGGGATCGCGTAACGGGTGCGCCAATCCACAATGCGATCGTCTGGCAGGACCGGCGCACTGCGTCGATCTGCGAAGCTTTGCGCGAGGATGGGCATGAGCCCGACGTCAAGCACAGGACCGGCCTGTTGCTGGACCCCTATTTTTCAGGGACCAAGGTCAAGTGGATTTTGGATTCGATACCGGAGAGCCGGGCCCGGGCTGCCCGGGGGGAGCTGTTGTTTGGAACCATCGACAGTTTCTTGATCTGGCGATTGACCGGAGGAACGGCCCATGTCACCGACGCGACAAACGCGGCGCGTACTCTTTTATATGATATCCGGGCCGGAGCGTGGAGCGCAGAGATTTGCGATCTGCTGGATATCCCGATGCAGATGTTGCCCGAGGTCAAGGATTGCGCCGCCGATTTTGGGATAACTGACACAAAGGTTCTGGGAGGAGAAGTTCCGATCCTGGGGGTGGCAGGAGATCAGCAGGCGGCAACTATCGGGCAGGCATGTTTCCGCCCCGGGATGATGAAATCGACCTATGGGACCGGGTGTTTTGCCCTGTTGAACACAGGTACAGAACCGGTTGTGTCGAACAATCGGATGCTGACAACCATTGCCTATCAGTTGGGCGGGAAACCAACCTATGCGCTGGAGGGGTCCATCTTTGTCGCTGGCGCGGCGGTGCAGTGGTTGCGCGACGGATTGGGGATCATTCAGGAGGCCGGGCAATCCGGAGAGCTGGCCGCCTCGGCTGATCCGACACAAGATGTCATTCTGGTTCCGGCGTTTACCGGACTGGGGGCACCGTATTGGCAACCCGAGTGCCGCGGCGGTGTGTTCGGATTGGTGCGCAATTCCGGGCCTGCGGAGTTTGCTCGGGCAGCGTTACAGTCGGTCGGGTATCAGACCCGGGATCTGTGGGAGGCCATGCGCGCCGATTGGGGGCAGGAGGCCTCGGTTACTCTGAGAGTTGATGGCGGAATGACGGCCAGCGATTGGGCGATGCAGGGGCTTGCGGATATTCTGGGGGCATCGGTGGATCGTCCGGTGATGCAGGAAACAACCGCATTGGGTGTTGCGTGGCTGGCAGGGATGAGGGCCGGGATCTACCCGGACCAAAACGGGTTTGCACAGACCTGGGCTTTGGATCGGCAATTCACCAGCCAGATCAACTCAGATGTGCGGGACGCGTCCTATGCCCGCTGGAAACGGGCCGTTGCGGCGATCATGGCGGTGTGA
- a CDS encoding ABC transporter substrate-binding protein, protein MSFKSIVLTASSILALTTGVALAKGTVTVGLQLEPPHLDPTSAAAGAIDSVLYSNVFEGLTRFMGDGSVVPGLAKSWDISDDGTEYTFHLQDGVTFHDGTGMDAEDVKFSLDRARAEDSTNAQKALFAGISDVSVVDPMTVKVTLSEPNGSFLFNMAWGDAVIVAPESIGDIKTTPIGTGAFKFSGWVQGDKIELVKNSDYWGTPAHLDSATFKFISDPTAAFAAMMAEDIDAFSGYPAPENLPQFDADPRFQVLIGSTEGETILSTNNKQPPFDNVKVRQAVAHAIDRQAIVDGAMFGYGTPIGTHFAPHNPAYVDLTGQSAHDPDMARSLLAEAGFPDGFETTLHLPPPSYARRGGEIIAAQLAEVGIKAEITNVEWAQWLETVFRGKNFGLTIVSHTEPMDIGIYARPEYYFQYDNAAFQQLMTDLNGTTDPAKRTEMLQQAQKIIADDYVNGYLFQLAALGVAKADLQGLWVNAPTQATDLTGVSWAK, encoded by the coding sequence ATGTCATTCAAATCAATTGTTCTTACGGCCAGTTCGATTCTGGCGCTCACCACGGGGGTCGCTCTGGCCAAAGGCACCGTAACCGTTGGGCTGCAGCTCGAACCCCCGCATCTGGACCCGACATCTGCCGCGGCCGGTGCCATCGACTCGGTCCTGTATTCGAATGTTTTCGAAGGGTTGACCCGGTTCATGGGGGATGGGTCCGTTGTGCCCGGACTGGCAAAAAGCTGGGATATTTCCGATGATGGGACGGAATATACCTTTCATCTGCAGGACGGCGTGACCTTTCATGATGGCACCGGCATGGACGCCGAGGACGTGAAATTCAGCCTCGATCGGGCCCGCGCCGAAGACAGCACCAATGCACAAAAAGCACTGTTTGCCGGGATCTCGGATGTTTCCGTAGTTGACCCGATGACCGTCAAGGTAACGCTGAGCGAACCCAATGGCAGTTTTCTGTTCAACATGGCCTGGGGTGATGCGGTGATTGTTGCACCGGAAAGCATTGGCGACATCAAGACAACCCCAATCGGGACCGGTGCATTCAAATTCTCCGGTTGGGTTCAGGGCGACAAGATTGAGCTGGTGAAAAATTCTGACTATTGGGGCACACCTGCGCACCTGGACAGCGCCACGTTCAAATTCATCTCAGACCCCACCGCCGCCTTTGCGGCGATGATGGCCGAAGACATCGACGCATTCAGCGGATATCCCGCGCCGGAAAACCTGCCTCAGTTTGATGCCGACCCGCGATTCCAGGTGTTGATCGGATCAACCGAAGGCGAAACCATCCTGTCGACCAACAACAAGCAACCTCCGTTTGACAACGTCAAAGTGCGCCAGGCTGTCGCCCACGCCATTGACCGGCAGGCCATCGTGGATGGTGCCATGTTTGGATATGGCACCCCGATTGGAACCCATTTTGCCCCCCACAACCCGGCCTATGTGGATCTGACCGGCCAATCCGCCCATGACCCGGACATGGCCCGTTCGTTGTTGGCCGAAGCCGGATTCCCGGATGGATTTGAGACCACATTGCACCTGCCACCGCCATCCTACGCACGCCGTGGCGGAGAGATCATCGCGGCCCAGTTGGCCGAGGTCGGGATCAAGGCTGAGATCACCAATGTGGAATGGGCGCAGTGGTTGGAAACGGTCTTTCGCGGCAAAAACTTTGGCCTGACCATCGTCAGCCATACCGAGCCGATGGACATCGGCATCTATGCGCGCCCCGAATACTATTTCCAGTATGACAACGCAGCCTTCCAGCAGCTGATGACCGACCTGAACGGCACCACCGATCCGGCCAAGCGAACAGAGATGCTCCAGCAGGCCCAAAAAATCATCGCCGATGATTATGTGAACGGTTACCTGTTCCAGCTGGCTGCATTGGGCGTGGCCAAAGCTGATCTCCAAGGGTTGTGGGTCAATGCCCCGACCCAAGCAACGGATCTGACGGGGGTCAGCTGGGCCAAGTAA